The Raphanus sativus cultivar WK10039 chromosome 2, ASM80110v3, whole genome shotgun sequence genome includes a region encoding these proteins:
- the LOC108842657 gene encoding uncharacterized protein LOC108842657, which produces MMIKRIEMCIELMRIGVEFVVVVAETIQIAWRQHLNHRTPLPHPPLLRQGNAPFYPSQFIFGFLP; this is translated from the coding sequence aTGATGATAAAAAGGATAGAGATGTGTATAGAGCTTATGAGGATAGGTGTGGAGTTTGTCGTAGTGGTGGCTGAAACCATCCAGATTGCCTGGCGGCAACACCTCAACCACCGTACTCCTCTGCCTCATCCACCTCTCCTCCGCCAGGGAAATGCCCCTTTTTACCCTTCTCAATTCATCTTTGGATTTCTCCCTTGA